One Vicia villosa cultivar HV-30 ecotype Madison, WI linkage group LG5, Vvil1.0, whole genome shotgun sequence genomic window, ACATTATCTGAAAGAGTCCGAGTTTTCATTTCTATTGCGAGTGGATTGGATTACTTGCACTCAGGCTATGATTTTCCTATTGTCCACTGTGATCTAAAGCCTTCTAACATCCTTTTAGATAGAGATTTTGAAGCTCACGTCAGCGATTTCGGGACAGCTCGAATACTCGGTCTTCATCTGGAGGATGGTAATGCCCTTTCCTCATCAACGGCTTTGCAAGGCACAGTTGGCTATTTGGCACCAGGTATAACCTTTTCTAATCTTTTATGATCAATGAACTATGCCTAATCCGTTTTATCACAATTTATAATTTTCACTCTCTGAACAATATCTTTCTGTGTAATCCTCAGAATATGCGTACATAACGAAAGTAACGCCTAAAGTGGACGTGTTCAGCTTTGGTATCATAATAATGGAATTTCTAACAAAAATAAGGCCAACAGGGCTCGCAGAACCAGACAGTTTGCATGATTTAGTGGCAAAAGCCGTTGCGAATGGAAAGGAGCAGCTTGTCAACATTCTGGACCCTGAACTTATCACCAAAAACCACGGGGAGGTGTTGGAAGAACTCTTTAAGCTATCATTGTGCTGCACTCTCTCTGATCCTGAACGTCGGCCTACTATGAATGAAGTTTTATCTGCCCTTGTGAAGCTTAAGGCAGAAAAATAGTATTACTGTCATGTTAAATGATAAACAGCACGAATCAACCAATCCTTGGAGCTGTTTTTTAACAAGAGAAAAAGAATGCTTGCCAATTAATTCATTACTAGTTTATTTAACAGTGCTAAGGCCTTCTTGTATCTATGTTGGTTTTCCAGTTATGATATAATGTATGCAACAAGTTTGAACAATaattttgagtacaaaattgtGTTTAGACTTTAGAGGAAAATACTGCAAATCACAATCAGAACATACCAAAATGAATGTTAAGTCTTCAATATCAGTTTTGCCTCTCCCAAAAGTGACTCCAAATATGCATTAAAACAAGTCAGTATGCGACTGTTCATATAAATTGGACAAACAAGTTTATTACATTTGCAAGTGCTTCAATTACTGGGAGGATCAGTATGAAGAAACTCTTGAATAGTTGAAGGGAAATCCAAGCCTCCAAAACCACCCTCGGAAATAAAAGCAGCTTTGCCTAAAAGCAAATGTGCCAATCTCAAAGGCTCTTTCTTTTCCACCCCATGATCACCATTCAGAAAATGCTTGATCCACCCATCTAACCTCAACACCTCTTTCTTACACTTGGGCCCTTCCACACCAACAATCTTTGAATGAAACCCACCTTCACAGTGACAAGAATCACAATCACCATCATcaccctcaaaatcaaaaccaCCCCTTTGTTTCTCTGACATTCCTAGTAGCATCATTAACTCTTCAATCTCATCAACATCTTCTCGAGCTTCATTTGCAATTGTGATTTCATCTGAAGGAGTAGTTTGAGTAGGGTTTTGATGGGTCAGTGAGAATCCTTGAGAAATCGAGAGGAACTGCTGAGGAGGTTCACTGCTTTGTTGGGATGGACATGTTTGGCTGCAACTTGGTTGGAGAAACAAAGGTGAACCCAATGTTGATAAAACATTGCTTTCTTGAACCTGTGTTTCTGATGTTTTTGATGATGTGTTCTCTAATTTTATCCTGTTTTCAACCTATGTACCAAATTTAATAATCGTATATTAAAACACGGTCAAGAACAATACTTTAAGATGTTGAAAATTGTGATTTCGTACCTGTTTGAAAGATGAGAAGAATTTGGAATGCGAAGACATTGATAATGGTCcagttttgtttctcttttgggTCTTATGATCAATTTTTATTAGGTGGTTATTTctgtgattttctcttcctcttcACGGTGAATGTTTTGGGAAATAGCAAATATTTCTGTAAGTATCCCACAAGTTTTAAAATGCAATGGGAATGATTTGATTCAATTTACAGTCTagatttaaaaaatgaatttttattgGAAATAAACTTATATTTATCCTAATTTATAAAAACCTTGCTAAGCTAACCTTTACGGAAAAACCATAATCATATTAGTTTAATTTGCAGGAGGAAAACAACGAGCTATAGCATCATCTTGTAGAGTACAAAGACAAGACTGGCAGTTAGTGGTATGTAGGGGTTGAGAATAGGCCCGATCGACTAAGTGGTCTATGATCCAGTTTATATAAGTTTATGTATTATATGTTAGGTCAaaccttttatatatataaaaaaagtttaagTTTTTTACgagggtttgagagagaagtgaTTTTTGACTTAAGTCAATTTTCTGGGTTGGATGAATGAATATATTAAAAAGGATGAAGATGAATGAGAAAGGATAAAATTAgaataaaagataataataattattattattttaaaaataaataatttcaaaatcacgataatttaattttattgttttaggGCAACTATCAACTTTCAAATaattaagaattaaaaaatatttgcGACATCAAAGATTATGATAATTGGATTTTAACAGGGTTTTTTAAAACCCGCCTATATGGCAGGAAGCAAAAtaactattaaccctaaaaatgaaTATTAGAtatcttaaaaaaattatgaaaataagatgaaaaaaccttatgaacaatgtcataagttgcttccataagttttttcaaacaaataatatcacaaaatttatgctaaCAAACATTTAATTTCACTCATCtattaatttgttagtctatataaagttaagttgaatgacttatttacaaatgttcaaatgaaataggcttttaagtaggctaatagaTCAATCACCAAAAAAATAAGTTTACGATAGGCTACATGCCAGACTTTGAATTTTTTAGCAGGTTAGTCTCAGGCTTGACAAAGCCTAACTCTTATCATTACACAATGACAATGAAGGAAAGGGAATTTGGGAAAAAGGTGAATTAAGGTTACgaaaataaaagagaagaaaaagaccATTTTCTGTAGAGTTTCACTCTACCCACAAATTGTGGAAAACCttttattcacttgcaactgcaaattctgtgaatattaataGTGATACAAAATAGTGGTTACTCCCTCTATATATAGTTTTAGGTTTGCTTTCTTCTTAATCCAAATCCCAAAACATAAAAacccaaaatatttattttagaccaAATTCGAAATATTGTGTGAAACTAACTGCTTCGACACTTCGACAAGTAACATACAACTCGACAGACTAATTTTTCGGCACGCCTTGTGTCAAGCAACATCCTGCTTCGACACAAGAAATTACAATTTaatacaccacctaattcatGTGTCTAAgttatctacattcatcatagctcttagtcttctgaatactTCGACCTACACACCCTTCGTCATGATGTCTGCAATCTAATTCTCAATTCTGCAGTGTTCCAGATTCTTCTTCCCTTTATCTATCTGatctcgaagataatggaacctcatttcgtTGTGCTTGCTTTTGTCgtgtgctatcgggttcttcgccatattgatagctgacatgttgtcgatcttcatggtaattgctctaTGATTTTCTGTTGTAATCTCTTCAACCAGATTTatcatccatgttgcttgacatgcgcAAAGGGAAGCAGCTATGTGCTCTGCTTCACATGATGATAGTGCCACAACATGTTCTTTTCTCGAACTTCAAGCAACTGATGCTCAatctagcataaacacataacttGCTGTGGATTTTTCGATCATTAGCATCACTTCACCAACTtgagtcggtgtaacccactaacttgcattcttttcctttatcGGTTGCAGAAAATAAAATGCCATAGTTAaaagttcctttcagataccttagtatcctcttcGTCGTTGTTAGATGTGATACATTTGGCTTCTGTATGCACTACAAGAAAACTTATCATTACAAAGGGCCAAAAGCCTTCGGTAATCAAAAAAGTTGTGGGTAATGCTAAATTACCCATGGCTAACCGACGACACTAAGACCCTCGGTAAAAGCCTCCATGATAATGTTTACCGACAGCTGTTAAAACCGACGATATTTCCCACGGCTAAGCCGTGGATAAATTGTGGCTATTTGTAATTTTTACAACCAAATGTCAGTCTTGTTTTTATTCAATATTAAACCTTCGGTAACTCTACCCAAAGCTAAGCCTTCGATGATATTTTGTTTAAAGCCATTAatatatcatcattatcatcaacgATAGATTTTTCAGAACCATTTTTATATCTAGTGACCCTACTGTAATCAACAGaatctaaaataaaatcaaaattaagccTTAACAAATATTAATCCACTagtctaaaaataaataacaactcAGCAACTTTAATGTAAACTAGTAGcatacccgtgctatcgcacatGTTCTGTCTGAATTTACACTATACGTTGTTCAATCTCATTTGTCAAGTTTAAATTCATTTTTTCAGTTGATTAAATTTCACATAGTTATAAATATAGGCTAATAATACGCACCAACTTTTAAATTGAGAAATCAAAAAAATTCTTAGATTAATATATTTGACCAAAAGAGTATTAAGTCTTTAATGTTAATCAAATTTTGTTAAAAAGATATGATTGATTAACTTTTATATAGTTATTACTCCTTTCGTTCCCTTTTAAATGTCATTTTAGCATAAagttcttcaaccaagatagtagattgttagagttattttttctattattccctcgtttattttctctttctaaataaattcaatcatctttctctttttttaatgACTAATTAAGGGAGTTATTGAGAAAGTAAGGGTATAATGGACagattataacattaaattataaatatgacacttaaatataaacaaaaaaattccTCTGAAACGACAGTTAAAAAGGAATGGAGGGTGTAACATTTATGAAAACAATTGACTAACATTTATATAATTACAAATATAGTAAGCGTCTCTCACTTTCATATCATTTGTCAAATTTGTACATATTTACTATGTTGATTAAATGTATGTAGTTATTTACCTTTTATTATTAATCTTtaccaaatttttattttttaaagaatttaattggaatacactgacggtgtaaagaagttttacaccGTCACTAAATCACGACCGTTAATCTATTGgaagtgtttgacttttattttaattttttaaaaagtaatataattgagtgattgtgatgcattgatagtgtaaaaagttttacactgacagtgcatagcaattaaactcttttttaaaataaaattaatatacaaCTATAATtgtcaaattaattattaaaactctttgattttaaaaattttataggt contains:
- the LOC131603064 gene encoding uncharacterized protein LOC131603064 isoform X2, with amino-acid sequence MSSHSKFFSSLKQVENRIKLENTSSKTSETQVQESNVLSTLGSPLFLQPSCSQTCPSQQSSEPPQQFLSISQGFSLTHQNPTQTTPSDEITIANEAREDVDEIEELMMLLGMSEKQRGGFDFEGDDGDCDSCHCEGGFHSKIVGVEGPKCKKEVLRLDGWIKHFLNGDHGVEKKEPLRLAHLLLGKAAFISEGGFGGLDFPSTIQEFLHTDPPSN
- the LOC131603064 gene encoding uncharacterized protein LOC131603064 isoform X1; this encodes MSSHSKFFSSFKQVENRIKLENTSSKTSETQVQESNVLSTLGSPLFLQPSCSQTCPSQQSSEPPQQFLSISQGFSLTHQNPTQTTPSDEITIANEAREDVDEIEELMMLLGMSEKQRGGFDFEGDDGDCDSCHCEGGFHSKIVGVEGPKCKKEVLRLDGWIKHFLNGDHGVEKKEPLRLAHLLLGKAAFISEGGFGGLDFPSTIQEFLHTDPPSN